The Coraliomargarita parva genome contains a region encoding:
- a CDS encoding AAA family ATPase: protein MAKQQTNPFRFNQVVEKEYFCNRPENILVSDLIKSAQNVALIGPRRTGKTSLALEVCRKTKHKVIHCDLMRVGSYAEVIRRLVEAALRDSKAPKIEGFIKSLAHLRPTWTIDPISGGTQFTVTPSEKSTPENVIDTLRLIEKRCVSTDSILFIDEFQDITALPKHESFIAQMRSETQRWHDTAILFAGSDREKMKALFTESRSPFYQSATVLMINQLEEETFKRYIGKRFEQTGKSIEPECIKAVLEITEQHPNSAQKLLHFVWSKTPEGALANLETLESALSLTIRAEQDEFERTLDNLTLMQGRALKTIARLGGESTTSLEFLEAADIRNPTSSTKALMRCVQLKILLKDGSTYRFTNPFFKAWLQRLP, encoded by the coding sequence ATGGCCAAACAACAGACAAATCCTTTTCGCTTCAATCAGGTCGTAGAAAAAGAATATTTCTGCAATCGGCCTGAGAATATCCTCGTTTCCGATCTGATAAAATCCGCTCAGAATGTGGCCCTAATCGGCCCCCGCCGCACGGGCAAGACTTCGCTCGCACTGGAAGTCTGCCGCAAGACCAAGCACAAGGTCATACACTGCGACCTGATGCGTGTCGGATCGTATGCTGAGGTGATTCGTCGCCTGGTCGAAGCTGCGCTGCGAGACAGCAAAGCGCCAAAAATCGAAGGATTCATAAAATCATTGGCGCACTTGCGCCCGACATGGACGATCGATCCGATCAGCGGCGGCACTCAGTTCACCGTCACGCCATCCGAAAAGAGCACCCCCGAGAATGTGATCGATACGCTCCGCTTGATTGAAAAGCGCTGCGTCAGCACGGACAGCATTCTTTTCATCGATGAATTCCAAGACATCACCGCCCTACCCAAACACGAAAGTTTCATTGCGCAGATGCGCTCCGAGACCCAGCGCTGGCATGACACTGCCATCCTCTTTGCCGGCAGTGATCGTGAGAAAATGAAAGCACTCTTTACAGAGTCGAGAAGCCCATTTTACCAGTCAGCAACGGTCTTAATGATCAATCAACTCGAAGAAGAAACTTTCAAGCGCTACATCGGGAAACGCTTCGAGCAAACAGGTAAAAGCATCGAGCCTGAATGCATCAAAGCCGTTTTAGAAATTACCGAACAACATCCGAACTCGGCTCAAAAGCTACTGCACTTTGTTTGGTCAAAAACTCCCGAAGGTGCACTGGCCAACTTAGAGACTTTAGAATCCGCCCTAAGCCTGACCATTCGTGCCGAGCAGGATGAATTCGAACGAACTCTGGACAATTTAACGCTCATGCAGGGACGCGCCCTCAAAACGATTGCCCGACTCGGCGGCGAAAGCACGACGAGTCTCGAGTTCCTTGAAGCTGCGGACATCCGAAACCCAACCTCATCCACCAAAGCACTCATGCGCTGCGTACAGTTAAAGATCCTGCTGAAAGACGGATCGACCTATCGTTTCACGAATCCGTTCTTCAAAGCCTGGCTGCAAAGACTGCCCTAG
- a CDS encoding PDZ domain-containing protein, producing the protein MLKRHCLRLLCLPTLLTLLCLIPASAETAFDPAKSLVQIEVTKVVYDYNIPWNSRNAQTRKNGILIGDHRILTTADGLSGQYLCRVKKGGHSRQYTASVSWVDFYANIAVLDVEEAEFSQGMQAVQLADTVPQSGNLQIYRWYSGRIEERAAEIIRLYNGRSKTSYIHHLHLLVSSEIDAAGWSEVVFDGKRLIGLTTSANKSKRLTILPAPVIRQVLENHARDTPAAMGVFDFDYMYARNPALLQSRGLDRRDVGVLVTEVGRRRLAANTLKTGDIILEIDGFAIDSEGKYIDPVYGRLAMDGLSTRAHVAGEAIPMKIWRDASEQDIGYQMPVADFEKSLIVEKRYNRKPRYLMAGGLVFQPLSGPLMQALGDDKPFLLDYYSTRQAEEARKNLILLTMVLPDDYNEGYQSLRYMIVDQINGQAIQSLEDIETALQSPVDGFHSIRFMHDMSASEIVLDATTMSATTKRLLQHYHIPAASSF; encoded by the coding sequence ATGCTTAAACGCCACTGCTTGCGACTCCTTTGCCTCCCCACACTCCTCACGCTCCTGTGTCTAATCCCGGCAAGCGCCGAAACCGCGTTCGATCCGGCCAAGTCCCTCGTTCAAATCGAAGTCACAAAGGTAGTCTATGACTACAATATTCCCTGGAACAGCCGCAACGCGCAAACCCGAAAGAACGGCATTCTGATTGGAGATCACCGCATCCTGACGACAGCGGACGGACTCTCCGGACAATACCTCTGCCGTGTCAAAAAGGGAGGCCATAGCCGTCAGTACACCGCCAGCGTGTCTTGGGTCGATTTCTACGCCAACATCGCAGTGCTCGATGTCGAGGAGGCGGAATTCTCGCAGGGCATGCAAGCGGTCCAATTGGCGGACACCGTACCGCAATCAGGCAACCTCCAGATCTACCGCTGGTACTCTGGACGGATTGAGGAACGCGCCGCGGAAATCATCCGCCTCTACAACGGTCGCAGCAAGACCAGTTATATCCACCATCTGCACCTCCTCGTCTCTTCTGAGATCGATGCAGCCGGCTGGTCCGAGGTGGTCTTCGACGGCAAGCGCCTGATCGGCTTGACCACCTCTGCGAACAAGTCGAAACGCTTGACGATTCTACCCGCCCCGGTCATCCGCCAGGTCCTTGAGAACCATGCTCGCGACACCCCGGCAGCCATGGGCGTATTCGACTTCGACTATATGTATGCGAGAAACCCCGCCCTGCTCCAGTCGAGAGGCCTGGACCGCCGCGACGTCGGCGTACTCGTAACCGAAGTCGGACGCCGGCGCCTCGCCGCCAACACCCTGAAGACCGGAGACATCATCCTTGAAATCGACGGCTTTGCGATCGACAGCGAGGGCAAATACATCGACCCGGTTTATGGCCGTCTGGCCATGGACGGACTGTCCACACGCGCCCACGTCGCCGGCGAAGCCATCCCCATGAAAATCTGGCGCGACGCAAGCGAGCAGGACATAGGCTACCAAATGCCGGTAGCCGACTTTGAAAAAAGCCTCATCGTGGAGAAACGCTATAATCGCAAGCCCCGCTACCTCATGGCGGGCGGCCTCGTGTTTCAGCCCTTGAGCGGCCCCCTGATGCAGGCACTCGGCGATGATAAGCCGTTCCTGCTCGACTACTACAGTACCCGCCAAGCGGAAGAAGCGCGAAAAAACCTGATCCTGCTGACCATGGTTCTGCCCGACGACTACAATGAAGGCTACCAAAGCCTCCGCTACATGATTGTCGACCAGATCAACGGTCAAGCCATCCAGTCACTCGAAGACATCGAAACCGCGCTGCAGTCGCCCGTGGATGGCTTCCACTCGATTCGATTCATGCACGACATGTCGGCCTCCGAGATCGTCCTCGACGCCACGACCATGTCAGCCACGACGAAGCGCCTGCTTCAACACTACCACATCCCCGCCGCCAGCTCCTTTTAA
- a CDS encoding VIT and vWA domain-containing protein — MKHKTRIPNIHSGRAFLTSLLCAAASCLSVASLSAAGILTPTGSADQPVEIMDHHVDVRIADGFARTVIQQTFSNPNPHDVEALYAFPVPESASLSEITIHSGETVLEGEVIPRAEAERIYEEEKSKGNDVGMGSKESYQRFEFRVFPVRPGVETRIEVVYYQPLKIDLGVGRYVYPIEEGGTDEEAESFWTRNEKVARAFSAEVTVRSGYPLDDIRIKGFPGDPVKQDANTYTWRYDAPGGTLNQDLVVYYQLARDLPGRVDMLTYKASEAEPGYFMMTLTPGVDLAPITQGSDYLFILDLSGSMNGKMATLTAGVEKAIGKLRPEDRVHIVTFADAARNLTRDWVALTSENVNQLLNQVAGLKADGSTNLYDGLRLGLKQLDDDRPTNVILITDAVTNTGALDPADFHKLLKQHDVRLFGFLMGNSSNWPLMRAICDASDGFYSSVSNADDIVGKILQAKEKIAYEALLDVDVKIKGLRTSDLTKDFSGKVFRGQQLTIFGRYQAGGEAQLSLDARKTTGELNFDTIVDFPDSALDYPELERLWAMSRIEQIELQQSIGQLSATESKESIRDLGVAYQLVTDETSMIVMADEGFQRHGIDRKNKARIATEHTAQAQRQATYANNAAAGQPVQSPRVDKKPMFPSNAPRIGGGGGGGGAFGLESIALLMLTGLGVWFRRLRRS, encoded by the coding sequence ATGAAACACAAAACACGCATCCCTAACATTCATTCCGGTCGGGCTTTTCTGACGTCGTTGCTTTGCGCGGCGGCCTCTTGCCTGTCTGTTGCTTCACTCTCTGCTGCGGGCATCCTGACGCCGACGGGTAGCGCCGACCAGCCGGTCGAAATCATGGACCATCATGTCGATGTCCGCATCGCGGATGGCTTTGCCCGGACCGTTATTCAGCAAACCTTCAGCAATCCGAATCCGCATGATGTCGAGGCGCTCTATGCCTTCCCCGTGCCGGAGTCGGCCAGTCTCTCCGAGATCACGATCCATTCCGGCGAGACGGTGCTTGAGGGCGAAGTGATTCCACGGGCCGAAGCCGAGCGGATCTACGAAGAGGAAAAGTCAAAGGGCAACGACGTCGGCATGGGCTCGAAGGAAAGCTACCAGCGCTTCGAGTTTCGCGTCTTCCCGGTTCGTCCCGGCGTCGAGACCCGGATCGAAGTGGTGTATTATCAACCACTGAAGATCGATCTCGGGGTGGGACGCTATGTCTATCCCATCGAAGAGGGTGGCACGGACGAGGAAGCCGAGTCCTTCTGGACACGGAACGAAAAAGTCGCCCGTGCGTTTTCCGCGGAGGTGACCGTGCGCTCGGGCTATCCGCTCGACGATATCCGGATCAAAGGCTTCCCCGGCGACCCCGTGAAGCAGGATGCCAACACCTACACCTGGCGTTACGATGCACCGGGCGGAACGCTCAATCAGGATTTGGTGGTTTACTATCAACTCGCCCGCGATCTGCCGGGTCGGGTCGATATGCTGACTTACAAGGCCAGCGAAGCCGAGCCGGGCTACTTCATGATGACGCTGACACCTGGGGTGGATTTGGCGCCGATCACGCAAGGTTCCGACTATCTCTTCATTCTCGACCTCTCGGGTAGCATGAACGGCAAGATGGCAACTCTCACCGCGGGCGTCGAGAAGGCCATCGGCAAGCTGCGTCCGGAAGACCGCGTTCACATCGTGACCTTTGCGGATGCCGCCAGAAATTTGACGCGCGATTGGGTGGCGCTGACCTCCGAAAACGTGAACCAGTTGCTCAACCAAGTCGCCGGACTCAAAGCCGACGGCAGCACCAACCTCTACGATGGACTTCGCCTCGGCCTGAAGCAACTGGACGACGACCGTCCCACCAATGTGATCCTGATCACGGACGCGGTCACCAATACCGGCGCCCTCGACCCAGCAGACTTTCACAAGCTGCTGAAGCAACATGATGTGCGCCTCTTTGGATTCCTAATGGGCAACAGTTCGAACTGGCCGCTCATGCGTGCGATCTGCGATGCTTCCGATGGTTTCTATTCCAGCGTCTCCAATGCGGACGACATCGTGGGCAAGATCTTGCAGGCTAAGGAAAAGATCGCCTACGAAGCCTTGCTTGATGTGGACGTCAAAATCAAAGGCCTGCGAACCAGCGACCTGACCAAGGATTTCAGTGGAAAGGTCTTTCGTGGGCAGCAGCTCACTATCTTTGGTCGCTACCAGGCAGGAGGAGAAGCACAGTTGAGCCTCGATGCACGGAAGACGACTGGTGAACTCAATTTCGATACCATAGTCGATTTCCCCGACAGCGCGCTCGATTATCCGGAGCTTGAACGTCTGTGGGCCATGAGCCGGATCGAGCAGATCGAGCTGCAGCAAAGCATTGGTCAACTCTCGGCCACTGAATCGAAGGAAAGCATCCGCGACCTCGGTGTGGCCTATCAACTGGTGACCGATGAGACCTCGATGATCGTGATGGCGGACGAAGGATTCCAGCGTCACGGCATCGACCGTAAGAATAAGGCACGTATTGCTACAGAACATACAGCGCAGGCCCAACGTCAGGCCACTTACGCCAACAATGCTGCCGCCGGCCAACCGGTGCAAAGTCCGCGTGTCGACAAGAAGCCGATGTTCCCAAGTAACGCGCCCCGTATCGGCGGTGGTGGCGGAGGCGGCGGTGCCTTCGGTTTGGAATCGATCGCCTTGCTCATGCTGACCGGTCTCGGCGTCTGGTTCCGCCGCTTGCGCCGTTCTTAA
- the queF gene encoding preQ(1) synthase, whose protein sequence is MDIETFPNPNPGRNYTIQHIQEEFTSMCPMTGHPDFATVVFTYVPDEICIELKSMKLYLHEYRNKGIFFEAVTNKIFEDLYGELKPRWARLETIWRGRGGIRSNVVVESQQDGYEGPKTEPFRG, encoded by the coding sequence ATGGATATAGAAACTTTCCCGAATCCGAATCCCGGCCGCAATTACACCATCCAGCATATACAGGAGGAATTCACCTCCATGTGCCCGATGACCGGACACCCGGATTTTGCCACTGTGGTGTTTACCTATGTGCCGGATGAAATCTGCATCGAGCTCAAGTCGATGAAGCTCTACCTGCACGAATACCGGAACAAGGGGATTTTCTTTGAAGCCGTGACGAACAAGATCTTTGAAGACCTCTACGGCGAGTTGAAGCCGCGTTGGGCCCGACTGGAGACGATTTGGCGGGGGCGGGGTGGTATCCGCTCGAATGTTGTGGTCGAGTCGCAGCAGGACGGCTATGAGGGCCCGAAAACCGAGCCTTTTCGCGGCTAG
- the uvrA gene encoding excinuclease ABC subunit UvrA, producing the protein MPSKENHIHLRGVHQNNLKGFDLDLPIGQLTVVTGLSGAGKSSLVFETLHAEGQRRYVETFSPYTRQFLDLLDRPKVDSVENIRPSIAIQQSNTIKTSRSTVGTITELCDYFKVWFANVATLYDPATGQPITDDNPQSVWKKLLAAHKDESCIIAFPITKPGKLKWSEILQSLSGQGYTRVSVNSANTRIEAIKVSKLKSSAELWVIQDRIKIAPANRNRCIEACQTAFNFGKGRILILNSDGAPVTEFTQGLSSPETGEIFRPAAPALFSFNSPIGACPTCRGFGRVIEIDYRLVIPDQSLSIDEGAIRAFQGEVYSESLRDLQRAAKKHKIRTNVPFSELCEKERHFVMEGETGYEEGYNRWYGVRRFFDWLEKNLYKMHVRVFLSKFRSYTLCPDCHGARLQPESLNWKWQGHTLPDLYRNSVGELLNLFREGDCPQSPRAAVEDNRSPEPDSALQGILSRLNFLDQVGLGYLTLDRSSRSLSGGETMRVNLTSCLGSSLVDTLFVLDEPSVGLHPRDMDRLISILRRLTNLGNTVVVVEHDEAVMRAADNLIEIGPRPGSGGGQLSFIGNFERILKSDTHTGRYLSGRETIDTPAQRRECKRAPKLSIYKASKHNIENLTLHLPQQRFVCLSGVSGSGKSTLLNNVIYQNLLARKGQVADNPAALKDIESELPLSDIVLVDQSPVSKTPRSNPALYSGAWDEIRKLFAKLEAAQSAGMQAGHFSFNSGEGRCPNCGGLGYERIEMQFVSDVFVPCESCEGRRFKDEVLEIEYNGRSIAGILDLDVEEALVFFADNRKIAQALRPLVEVGLGYLKLGQPLNTLSGGESQRLKLVSYLSKVSSGKKGSGACPQAPHAIILIDEPTTGLHRADVKRLIQVLQSLVDAGNSLIVIEHNLDVLKVADWIIEMGPEAGSSGGKVIAEGTPEDISKVSCETAPYLSDALGGTPSPASAVAESKATYNQTPSDLHTFASSQSPNTLRVVGAREHNLKNVSCEIKHNAMTVVTGVSGSGKSSLAFDIIFAEGQRRFMESMSAYARQFVEQMPRAEVDELNGIAPTVAIEQRVTKGTRKSTVATITEVAQYLRLLYARIGIQHSPTSGEPVVSQTESALQKRLQKLIKEHSKEKLYLCAQLIRGRKGHHQPLADWARDHDYELLRIDGKLTEISKFKKLDRYKEHDIDLVVSDLNSQPSTLNSQLATALKLGKGTAFVMAKDGSVASWLSTRRTDPTTGEAFPELDPKHFSWNSPRGWCPTCRGYGQLFDWMASEEENTVDHLDDFEHGDTCPDCQGTRLNPLSRAVRLPLKTTKNSPPKLGGVDREAGRGGIKSVSLPELLSLTPSQLIETLKQVKTDKRSGPVLNELLPEIEERLRFMDRVGLDYLGLDRATATLSGGEAQRIRLAAQLGSNLSGVLYVLDEPSIGLHARDNERLIESLEQLRNRGNTLIIVEHDEDTMKHADRIIDLGPAAGIHGGEIIADGTLAQLKKNKASLTGKYLREPMTHPLRGQHRELPPSWSPRKKKGMEDWIALQGASLRNLKDFDVAFPKNRLTVVCGVSGAGKSTLTRDLLKPLVEAAIEAKADKLTPNSKKVPLLAKEGWTATRDGVVFKSLQSAHDIRKVIEVDQSPIGKTPRSTPATYIGAFDIIRDIYASLPEANMRGYTAGTFSFNTKGGRCETCKGAGRVKLEMNFMPDTYVTCEDCNGRRYGAELDDLRWNGKSIADVLELSFEEAAEFFSFHTQLSNLMQLMVETGLGYITLGQYSPTLSGGEAQRLKLVSELSRGLPSFRERNNGKGQGNLYILEEPTIGLHLSDVERLIELLHRLVDKGHTVLVIEHHLDVIKDADYLIEIGPDGGDAGGELLYQGNVAGMKKDKGSVTGKFL; encoded by the coding sequence ATGCCCTCGAAAGAAAATCACATCCACCTCCGCGGCGTCCACCAGAACAACCTGAAAGGCTTCGACCTCGACCTACCAATCGGTCAGCTCACCGTCGTCACCGGCTTAAGCGGTGCCGGCAAGTCCTCCCTCGTCTTCGAAACACTCCACGCAGAGGGACAACGGCGCTACGTGGAGACATTCAGCCCCTACACCCGCCAATTCCTCGACCTGCTGGACCGGCCAAAGGTCGATTCCGTCGAGAACATCCGCCCTTCCATCGCGATCCAACAGTCCAACACGATCAAGACTTCGCGCTCCACAGTCGGCACCATCACGGAGCTCTGCGACTACTTCAAAGTATGGTTTGCCAATGTCGCCACCCTCTACGACCCCGCTACCGGACAGCCAATCACAGACGACAACCCGCAATCCGTCTGGAAAAAGCTCTTAGCCGCCCACAAAGATGAAAGCTGCATCATCGCGTTCCCCATCACAAAACCCGGCAAGCTGAAATGGTCAGAGATCCTTCAATCACTCTCCGGGCAGGGCTACACCCGCGTATCGGTCAACAGCGCGAACACGCGCATCGAGGCCATCAAGGTCTCGAAACTGAAAAGCAGCGCCGAGCTATGGGTCATTCAGGACCGAATCAAAATCGCCCCCGCCAACCGGAACCGTTGCATCGAGGCCTGCCAGACCGCCTTTAATTTCGGCAAGGGCCGCATCCTCATACTAAATTCGGACGGCGCGCCGGTCACCGAGTTCACTCAAGGGCTCAGTTCACCCGAAACCGGTGAAATATTCCGCCCGGCCGCACCCGCCCTGTTTTCCTTCAACTCCCCGATCGGTGCCTGCCCAACCTGCCGCGGCTTCGGCCGCGTCATCGAAATCGACTATCGCCTCGTCATCCCCGACCAGAGCCTTTCGATCGACGAAGGCGCCATTCGCGCATTTCAGGGCGAAGTGTACAGCGAAAGCCTGCGCGATCTGCAGCGGGCAGCCAAGAAGCATAAAATCCGGACCAACGTACCCTTCTCGGAGCTATGCGAGAAAGAGCGCCATTTCGTCATGGAAGGTGAAACCGGCTACGAGGAAGGTTACAACCGCTGGTATGGCGTCCGCCGCTTCTTCGACTGGCTCGAGAAGAATCTCTACAAGATGCACGTCCGCGTCTTCCTCTCCAAGTTCCGCAGCTATACCCTTTGCCCGGACTGCCACGGCGCACGCCTGCAACCCGAGTCCCTCAACTGGAAATGGCAGGGACACACCCTCCCCGACCTCTACCGGAATAGCGTCGGCGAGTTACTGAACCTTTTCAGGGAGGGCGACTGTCCCCAGTCGCCGAGAGCAGCAGTTGAGGACAACCGATCTCCAGAACCTGACTCCGCCCTCCAAGGCATCCTCTCGCGACTCAACTTCCTCGATCAGGTCGGACTGGGCTACCTCACTCTCGACCGCAGTTCACGCAGCCTTTCGGGCGGCGAGACCATGCGCGTCAATCTCACCTCCTGCCTCGGCTCGTCCCTGGTCGACACGCTCTTCGTGCTCGACGAGCCTTCGGTCGGCCTGCATCCCCGCGACATGGATCGCCTCATTTCGATCTTACGCCGCCTCACCAACCTTGGAAACACCGTTGTAGTCGTCGAACACGATGAAGCCGTCATGCGCGCGGCCGACAACCTGATCGAGATCGGCCCCCGCCCCGGATCCGGGGGCGGCCAGCTGAGCTTCATCGGGAATTTCGAACGTATCCTAAAGTCTGATACGCACACCGGCCGCTACCTATCCGGCCGCGAAACAATCGACACACCGGCCCAGCGCCGCGAATGCAAGCGGGCACCGAAGCTTTCGATCTACAAAGCCAGCAAGCACAATATCGAGAACCTTACGCTGCATCTTCCGCAACAGCGCTTCGTCTGCCTCAGCGGGGTCTCCGGTTCCGGAAAAAGCACTCTGCTCAACAACGTCATCTACCAGAACCTGCTCGCCCGGAAGGGACAGGTCGCGGACAACCCGGCCGCGCTCAAGGACATCGAATCCGAACTCCCGCTCTCCGACATCGTGCTGGTCGATCAAAGCCCGGTCAGCAAGACCCCACGCTCCAACCCCGCGCTCTACTCCGGGGCATGGGACGAAATCCGCAAACTCTTCGCCAAACTCGAAGCGGCCCAGTCCGCCGGCATGCAGGCGGGGCATTTTTCCTTCAACAGTGGCGAAGGTCGCTGCCCGAACTGCGGCGGCCTCGGCTATGAGCGGATCGAGATGCAGTTCGTTTCGGACGTCTTCGTACCCTGCGAGAGTTGCGAGGGGCGACGCTTCAAGGACGAAGTGCTTGAGATCGAATACAACGGCCGCAGCATCGCCGGCATTCTCGACCTCGATGTCGAGGAGGCGCTGGTCTTTTTTGCCGACAACAGAAAAATAGCCCAAGCATTGAGACCCCTCGTCGAGGTCGGACTTGGCTATCTTAAGCTCGGCCAACCACTCAACACCCTCTCCGGCGGCGAATCGCAGCGCCTCAAACTCGTCAGTTACCTCAGCAAAGTAAGCTCGGGCAAAAAAGGTAGCGGCGCTTGTCCCCAAGCGCCACATGCCATTATCCTCATCGACGAACCCACCACCGGCCTGCACCGCGCCGACGTGAAGCGTCTGATTCAAGTCCTGCAAAGCCTGGTCGATGCCGGTAACTCACTGATCGTCATCGAGCACAATCTCGACGTTCTGAAAGTCGCCGACTGGATCATCGAAATGGGCCCCGAAGCCGGAAGCTCAGGCGGCAAAGTCATCGCCGAAGGCACGCCGGAAGACATATCCAAAGTGAGTTGCGAAACCGCACCCTATCTCAGCGACGCCTTGGGAGGGACGCCGTCCCCGGCGTCCGCCGTAGCTGAAAGCAAAGCCACGTATAACCAGACACCTTCAGACCTTCATACTTTCGCATCTTCGCAATCGCCAAACACGCTCCGCGTGGTTGGTGCCCGAGAGCACAACCTCAAGAACGTCTCCTGCGAGATAAAGCACAACGCCATGACGGTCGTCACCGGCGTATCCGGCTCCGGGAAGTCCTCGCTGGCCTTTGATATCATCTTTGCGGAGGGCCAACGCCGCTTCATGGAATCGATGTCGGCCTATGCGCGACAGTTCGTCGAGCAAATGCCACGCGCCGAAGTCGACGAACTCAACGGCATTGCGCCGACCGTTGCGATCGAGCAACGCGTCACCAAAGGCACCCGAAAATCCACCGTCGCCACGATCACGGAGGTTGCCCAATATCTGCGACTCCTTTACGCACGCATTGGTATCCAGCATTCCCCTACAAGCGGAGAGCCCGTTGTCAGCCAAACCGAATCAGCACTCCAAAAGCGCCTACAAAAGCTCATAAAAGAGCACAGCAAGGAAAAACTATACCTTTGCGCACAGCTCATCCGCGGGCGCAAAGGCCACCACCAGCCGCTAGCGGACTGGGCCCGGGACCACGACTACGAACTGCTTCGCATCGACGGCAAGCTCACCGAGATTTCAAAGTTCAAGAAACTGGATCGCTATAAGGAACACGACATCGACCTGGTCGTCTCTGATCTCAACTCTCAACCTTCAACTCTCAACTCGCAACTCGCAACCGCCCTCAAACTCGGCAAAGGCACCGCCTTTGTCATGGCAAAGGATGGCAGTGTTGCTTCCTGGCTCTCCACCCGCCGCACCGACCCAACCACCGGCGAAGCCTTTCCCGAACTCGACCCGAAGCACTTCTCATGGAACAGCCCGCGCGGCTGGTGCCCCACCTGCCGTGGTTACGGCCAGCTCTTTGACTGGATGGCCAGCGAAGAGGAAAACACCGTCGACCATCTGGACGACTTCGAGCACGGCGACACCTGCCCGGACTGCCAAGGCACACGCCTGAATCCGCTCAGCCGAGCCGTCCGCTTACCGCTAAAGACCACAAAAAATTCCCCTCCTAAATTAGGAGGGGTGGACCGCGAAGCGGGACGGGGTGGTATTAAGTCAGTCTCCCTCCCCGAACTCCTGTCCCTAACACCAAGCCAACTCATCGAAACGCTCAAACAGGTCAAAACCGACAAGCGAAGCGGTCCCGTGCTCAACGAGCTGCTCCCTGAGATCGAAGAGCGCCTTCGTTTCATGGATCGCGTCGGACTCGACTATCTGGGACTCGACCGTGCCACTGCTACTCTCTCCGGCGGCGAAGCACAACGTATCCGGCTGGCGGCACAACTCGGCTCCAACCTCTCCGGCGTGCTTTACGTCCTCGACGAGCCTTCCATCGGACTGCATGCGCGCGACAACGAACGGCTGATTGAATCGCTGGAACAGCTCCGCAATCGCGGCAACACCCTCATCATCGTCGAACACGACGAGGACACGATGAAGCATGCCGACCGCATCATCGACCTCGGCCCCGCCGCCGGCATCCACGGCGGTGAAATCATTGCCGACGGCACCCTCGCTCAGCTAAAAAAGAACAAAGCCTCCCTCACCGGAAAGTATCTACGCGAACCGATGACGCATCCGCTACGCGGCCAACACCGCGAACTGCCTCCCTCCTGGTCGCCCCGCAAAAAGAAGGGCATGGAAGACTGGATCGCCCTCCAAGGCGCGAGCCTGCGCAACCTAAAAGACTTCGACGTCGCCTTCCCAAAGAACCGCCTCACAGTCGTCTGCGGCGTCTCCGGCGCCGGCAAGTCAACCCTTACCCGCGACTTACTAAAGCCACTCGTCGAAGCAGCCATCGAAGCCAAAGCCGACAAGCTAACCCCGAACTCCAAGAAAGTTCCCCTCCTTGCCAAGGAGGGGTGGACCGCAACGCGGGACGGGGTGGTGTTTAAATCACTTCAAAGCGCCCACGACATCCGCAAAGTGATCGAAGTCGATCAATCTCCCATCGGCAAAACGCCGCGCTCGACCCCGGCCACTTACATCGGTGCCTTCGACATCATCCGTGATATCTACGCCAGCCTGCCCGAAGCAAACATGCGCGGCTACACCGCCGGCACTTTCTCGTTCAACACCAAGGGCGGACGCTGTGAAACCTGTAAAGGCGCCGGACGCGTGAAGTTGGAAATGAACTTCATGCCCGACACCTACGTCACCTGCGAAGACTGCAACGGACGCCGCTACGGTGCCGAGCTCGACGACCTGCGCTGGAACGGCAAGAGCATCGCCGACGTGCTGGAACTCAGCTTTGAAGAAGCCGCCGAGTTCTTCAGCTTCCACACCCAGCTCAGCAACCTCATGCAGCTCATGGTCGAAACCGGCCTTGGCTACATCACCCTCGGACAATACTCGCCCACGCTTTCCGGTGGCGAAGCCCAGCGCCTGAAACTCGTCAGCGAACTCTCCCGCGGACTCCCCAGCTTCCGCGAACGCAACAACGGCAAAGGCCAGGGCAATCTCTATATCCTCGAAGAACCCACCATCGGCCTCCACCTCTCCGACGTCGAACGCCTCATCGAGCTCCTCCATCGCCTCGTCGACAAAGGCCACACCGTCCTCGTCATCGAGCACCACCTCGATGTCATCAAAGATGCAGACTATCTGATTGAGATTGGCCCCGACGGAGGCGATGCCGGCGGTGAACTTTTGTATCAAGGAAACGTGGCGGGCATGAAAAAAGACAAAGGCAGCGTGACGGGGAAGTTCCTCTGA